A window from Deinococcus sp. Leaf326 encodes these proteins:
- the kdpC gene encoding potassium-transporting ATPase subunit KdpC has product MTTPSLSTDAAPQPGVLSWLRFTLLWLALAGLLYPLVTTLAAGALFPRQANGSLIEQGGKVVGSALVGQTFTGNTYFVGRPSAAGAGYDPTNASGSNLAVSNPALRERAQAGAREIAARENVAASQIPVDLLTTSGAGLDPHISPAGAELQVARVARVRGLDAAQVRALVAANTERGALGLGQPGVNVLRLNLALDAAR; this is encoded by the coding sequence GTGACCACTCCCTCCCTGTCCACCGATGCCGCTCCTCAACCCGGTGTTCTGTCCTGGCTGCGCTTCACGCTGCTGTGGCTCGCCCTGGCGGGACTGCTCTACCCTCTCGTGACCACTCTGGCAGCCGGCGCCCTCTTTCCCCGGCAGGCCAACGGCTCGCTCATCGAACAGGGCGGCAAGGTCGTCGGCTCGGCGCTCGTCGGGCAGACCTTCACGGGCAACACCTACTTCGTCGGGCGGCCCAGCGCAGCGGGGGCGGGGTACGACCCCACCAACGCCTCGGGGTCCAACCTAGCGGTGAGCAACCCGGCGCTGCGTGAGCGCGCGCAGGCAGGCGCCAGGGAGATCGCGGCACGTGAAAACGTAGCCGCCTCGCAGATTCCGGTGGACCTGCTGACCACCTCGGGCGCGGGGCTGGACCCCCACATCTCGCCCGCCGGGGCCGAGCTTCAGGTAGCGCGGGTGGCACGGGTGCGTGGGCTGGACGCGGCGCAGGTGCGCGCCCTGGTCGCCGCGAATACCGAGCGCGGAGCCCTGGGCCTGGGCCAACCGGGCGTGAACGTGCTGCGTCTGAACCTCGCGCTGGACGCGGCGCGCTGA
- the kdpB gene encoding potassium-transporting ATPase subunit KdpB, with amino-acid sequence MTTAQPPKAPNSIFSSALLLNALRASFVKLDPRAMAKNPVMFVVLVGGVLTAILTVMNLASGRSWGYELTITLLLLFTVLFANFAEGLAEARGKAQAATLRSAREDTPARRLVNTVEEVVPSTRLVPGDLIVVEAGEMIPGDGEVVEGLASVDESAITGESAPVIREAGTDHSGVTGGTRVLSDRIVVRVTSQPGESFLDRMIALVEGASRQKTPNELALSILLAALTLVFLIVVATLLPLSRFAGAEVNVVTLVALLVCLIPTTIGGLLPAIGIAGMDRALQANVIAKSGKAVEVAGDVDVLLLDKTGTITIGDRQATRFAPLPGVTETELARLAALASLADPTPEGKSIVALARTQGVTVETPGGAEFIEFTAQTRMSGVDFPAVGGPSSIRKGASDRIARLAAERGGRVPPELQPLVDEVARGGGTPLVVIQNERLLGVVALSDIVKPGMRERFEQLRRMGLRTVMITGDNPLTAEAIAREAGVDGFLAEATPEDKLRMIREEQHGGKLVAMMGDGTNDAPALAQADVGLAMQSGTQAAKEAANMIDLDSDPTKLIEVVEIGKGLLMTRGALTTFSIANDVAKYFAVLPALFAAQLPALAPLNVMGLRSPESAILSAVIFNALVIPALIPVALKGVRYTPGSADALLARNLVIYGLGGVLVPFVGIKLIDLALGVLGFQR; translated from the coding sequence ATGACCACTGCCCAGCCCCCCAAAGCGCCGAACAGCATCTTCTCGTCGGCCCTGCTCCTGAACGCCCTGCGTGCCTCCTTCGTCAAGCTCGACCCGCGCGCGATGGCCAAAAACCCCGTCATGTTCGTGGTTCTCGTGGGCGGTGTGCTCACGGCGATCCTCACGGTCATGAACCTCGCCTCGGGCCGCTCGTGGGGCTACGAGCTGACCATCACGCTGCTGCTGCTGTTCACGGTGCTGTTCGCCAACTTCGCCGAAGGGCTGGCCGAAGCGCGCGGCAAGGCCCAGGCCGCCACCCTGCGCTCGGCGCGCGAGGACACGCCCGCCCGGCGGCTGGTCAACACTGTGGAGGAAGTGGTGCCCAGCACCCGCCTCGTTCCCGGCGACCTGATCGTGGTCGAGGCCGGCGAGATGATTCCCGGCGACGGCGAGGTCGTTGAGGGGCTGGCCTCGGTGGACGAGAGCGCCATTACCGGCGAGAGCGCCCCCGTGATCCGCGAGGCGGGCACCGACCACAGCGGCGTGACCGGCGGCACGCGGGTACTGTCCGACCGCATCGTGGTGCGCGTGACCTCGCAGCCCGGCGAGAGCTTTCTGGACCGCATGATCGCCCTGGTCGAAGGGGCGAGCCGCCAGAAGACGCCCAACGAACTGGCACTGTCCATCCTCCTCGCCGCACTGACACTGGTGTTCCTGATCGTCGTCGCCACGCTGCTGCCCCTGTCACGCTTTGCCGGGGCCGAGGTCAACGTGGTGACGCTCGTGGCCCTGCTCGTGTGCCTCATCCCGACGACCATCGGTGGGCTGCTGCCCGCCATCGGTATCGCGGGAATGGACCGGGCCCTGCAGGCCAACGTGATCGCCAAGAGCGGCAAAGCGGTTGAGGTCGCGGGCGATGTGGACGTGCTGCTGCTCGACAAGACCGGCACCATCACCATCGGGGACCGGCAGGCCACCCGCTTCGCGCCGCTGCCCGGCGTGACCGAGACCGAGCTGGCACGCCTGGCTGCCCTCGCCTCGCTGGCCGACCCCACCCCCGAGGGCAAGAGCATCGTGGCCCTGGCCCGCACCCAGGGCGTGACCGTGGAGACGCCGGGCGGCGCGGAATTCATTGAGTTCACGGCCCAGACCCGCATGAGCGGCGTGGACTTTCCGGCCGTGGGTGGCCCGTCGAGCATCCGCAAGGGCGCGTCCGACCGCATCGCCCGTCTCGCCGCCGAGCGCGGGGGCCGCGTGCCGCCCGAGCTTCAGCCGCTGGTGGACGAGGTGGCGCGCGGGGGCGGCACGCCGCTGGTCGTCATCCAGAACGAGAGGTTGCTGGGCGTGGTGGCCCTGTCGGACATCGTGAAACCGGGGATGCGCGAGCGCTTCGAGCAACTGCGCCGCATGGGCCTGCGCACGGTGATGATCACCGGCGACAACCCCCTGACCGCCGAGGCGATTGCCCGCGAGGCCGGCGTGGACGGCTTTCTGGCCGAGGCGACCCCCGAGGACAAGCTGCGGATGATCCGCGAGGAACAGCATGGCGGCAAGCTTGTCGCTATGATGGGCGACGGCACCAACGACGCTCCGGCACTGGCGCAGGCCGACGTGGGACTGGCGATGCAGAGCGGCACCCAGGCCGCCAAGGAAGCCGCCAACATGATCGATCTGGATTCCGACCCCACCAAGCTCATCGAGGTCGTCGAGATCGGCAAGGGCCTCCTCATGACACGCGGCGCGCTGACCACCTTCTCGATCGCCAACGACGTGGCGAAATACTTCGCGGTACTGCCTGCGCTGTTCGCCGCGCAGCTTCCGGCCCTCGCGCCTCTGAACGTGATGGGCCTGCGCAGCCCCGAAAGTGCGATCCTGTCGGCCGTCATCTTCAACGCGCTCGTCATTCCGGCCCTGATTCCGGTGGCCCTCAAGGGTGTGCGCTACACCCCCGGCAGCGCCGACGCCCTGCTGGCCCGCAACCTGGTGATCTACGGCCTGGGCGGCGTCCTCGTGCCCTTCGTCGGCATCAAGCTCATTGACCTGGCCCTCGGCGTGCTGGGCTTCCAGAGGTGA
- the kdpA gene encoding potassium-transporting ATPase subunit KdpA: MDIFLTYALAFALAIPLGALIARVFAGPASRLASGFLRLSGVDASHGMTWRQYGAALLGTNVLLGVAAYLLFLFQGNLPLNPDGIANMRWDTALHTVSSFITNTNQQHYSGQSGLSYLSQMVGITALQIVTPAVGMAALFAVLRGLKGQTDVGNYYLDVTRAVGFLVPTAFVLALLLTWQGVPSTFSGAKTATLVQAQTIEGKAVTTQTIPVGPVAAMVAIKQLGTNGGGWYGPNSATPLENPTPLSNLMEIVSIILFPVSLVVAVGRFLNRARFGLAIMVVMSVMSAALTLGAVLAERGPNAALQGLSALGPNLEGKEVRFGADATALWAAVTTQTSNGSVNGMLDSFTPLGGLVPQLGMFLNDVYGGIGVGMINMLIFVVLTVFIAGLMVGRTPELFGRKIEVREMKIASLIILLQPLLVLGFTAAALANPAVTANSNPGFHGLSQVLYEYNSAFANNGSGFEGLGDNTPWWNVTCSVVLILARFLPILGPLAIAGLLATKKAAPETSGTLRVDTPVFAGMLLSVMLLLQLLNFAPALVLGPVAEQLTLNRATAAQAAAASTGTQDQP, from the coding sequence GTGGACATCTTCCTGACCTACGCGTTGGCCTTCGCGCTGGCGATTCCTCTGGGGGCGCTCATCGCGCGCGTCTTCGCCGGCCCCGCCTCCCGCCTCGCGTCCGGCTTTCTGCGCCTGAGCGGCGTGGACGCCTCGCACGGCATGACGTGGCGGCAGTACGGCGCGGCGCTGCTGGGCACCAACGTGCTGCTGGGCGTGGCCGCGTACCTCCTGTTCCTGTTCCAGGGCAACCTGCCCCTGAATCCGGACGGGATCGCCAACATGCGCTGGGACACGGCCCTGCATACCGTCTCCAGCTTCATTACCAACACCAACCAGCAGCACTACAGCGGCCAGAGCGGCCTGTCGTACCTCTCGCAGATGGTGGGCATCACGGCGCTCCAGATCGTGACGCCCGCCGTGGGCATGGCGGCCCTGTTCGCGGTACTGCGCGGCCTCAAGGGCCAGACGGACGTCGGCAACTACTACCTCGACGTGACGCGCGCGGTCGGCTTTCTGGTGCCCACTGCCTTCGTGCTGGCCCTCCTGTTGACCTGGCAGGGGGTGCCCAGCACCTTCAGCGGCGCGAAGACGGCCACTCTGGTGCAGGCCCAGACCATTGAGGGCAAGGCCGTCACCACCCAGACCATCCCGGTCGGGCCGGTCGCCGCGATGGTTGCCATCAAGCAGCTCGGCACGAACGGCGGCGGCTGGTACGGCCCCAACTCGGCCACGCCGCTGGAAAACCCCACGCCGCTGTCGAACCTCATGGAAATCGTGAGCATCATCTTGTTTCCGGTGTCGCTCGTGGTCGCGGTGGGCCGCTTTCTGAACCGCGCCCGTTTCGGGTTGGCGATCATGGTGGTCATGAGCGTGATGTCTGCGGCGCTCACCCTCGGCGCGGTGCTGGCCGAGCGCGGGCCGAACGCAGCTCTTCAGGGTCTCTCGGCACTGGGCCCCAACCTGGAAGGCAAGGAGGTGCGCTTCGGCGCCGATGCCACCGCGCTGTGGGCAGCGGTGACCACCCAGACCAGCAACGGTTCGGTCAACGGGATGCTCGACTCGTTCACGCCGCTGGGCGGGCTGGTGCCGCAGCTCGGCATGTTCCTGAACGACGTATACGGCGGCATCGGCGTGGGCATGATCAACATGCTGATTTTCGTGGTCCTGACCGTGTTCATCGCCGGGCTGATGGTTGGGCGCACCCCCGAGCTGTTTGGGCGCAAGATCGAGGTCCGCGAGATGAAAATCGCCTCGCTGATCATCCTGCTCCAGCCGCTGCTGGTGCTGGGCTTCACGGCGGCGGCACTGGCCAATCCGGCGGTCACGGCCAACTCGAACCCCGGCTTCCACGGACTCTCGCAGGTGCTCTACGAGTACAACTCGGCCTTCGCCAACAACGGCAGCGGCTTCGAGGGCCTGGGCGACAACACGCCCTGGTGGAACGTGACCTGCTCGGTGGTGCTCATCCTGGCCCGCTTCCTGCCCATCCTGGGACCGTTGGCGATCGCCGGACTGCTGGCCACCAAGAAGGCCGCGCCCGAAACCAGCGGCACACTGCGGGTGGACACCCCCGTGTTCGCCGGGATGCTCCTGAGCGTCATGTTGCTGCTGCAACTCCTGAATTTCGCCCCCGCACTGGTGCTGGGGCCGGTGGCCGAACAGCTCACGCTGAACCGCGCCACTGCCGCTCAAGCCGCTGCCGCTTCTACCGGCACACAGGACCAACCATGA
- a CDS encoding potassium-transporting ATPase subunit F: MPLMDLALLLIVLLLAAYLLYALVRAEKF; the protein is encoded by the coding sequence ATGCCGCTCATGGACCTTGCCCTTCTCCTGATCGTGCTCCTGCTCGCCGCCTACTTGCTGTACGCCCTCGTGCGCGCGGAGAAGTTCTGA
- a CDS encoding HAMP domain-containing sensor histidine kinase, which produces MPVVRANPISPAEPVPVSEVPATVFPLSERALLGLCLGLILLITLVDILTPASLVVGTLLSAPIALAALGVSRLWTLRLIGLVLAGNVLAAVCNGLRDSADVADLVNRVVSMLAALLVGVLTLRAREASARAARLTEERRRLGRERALRALVEAVSGPFGQGEFVVRAAQALRDLSGAERVEIGSVDRAVLAAPHGLSPEHGPGRLGMRLPLEVLARPAGTGRVWATGGGDLLLARLSRPHGDDLLLLLTRPTAAPDVLEEAVLTLQPLLDRTALLDDLQLRQTQLQERGELMQDLVYALSHDLRTPLMANTMNMRLALKGAYGPLPEDYLSTLRHGLDANAALLALADQLLLVAKYESGEQEDPVGSVALRDVVLGALSQLSARAEERGVSFETGLDGVRVPGLTHDLRRAAQNLLENAVRFSPPGGVVRVTLSADDGEAVLRVLDQGPGIAPGREATLFQRFRAGGAGGGTGLGLYLTRRIAEAHRGRVTYTRTAAAQSVFSLWLPLETP; this is translated from the coding sequence ATGCCTGTCGTCAGAGCCAACCCGATTTCTCCAGCCGAGCCGGTGCCCGTTTCCGAGGTCCCCGCCACCGTCTTTCCCCTGAGCGAACGCGCGTTGCTGGGGCTGTGCCTGGGCCTGATCCTGCTCATCACGCTGGTGGACATTCTGACCCCGGCCTCGCTGGTGGTCGGCACACTGCTCAGCGCGCCCATCGCCCTGGCGGCATTAGGAGTTTCGCGCCTCTGGACGCTACGCCTGATCGGCCTGGTGCTGGCCGGCAACGTCCTCGCAGCGGTGTGCAACGGCCTGCGCGACAGCGCGGACGTGGCCGATCTGGTCAACCGGGTGGTCAGCATGCTGGCCGCGCTGCTTGTCGGGGTGCTCACGCTGCGGGCCCGCGAGGCCTCGGCCCGCGCCGCCCGGCTGACCGAGGAGCGGCGCCGCCTGGGCCGCGAGCGGGCGCTGCGCGCGCTCGTCGAGGCAGTCAGTGGCCCCTTCGGGCAGGGCGAATTCGTGGTGCGGGCGGCCCAGGCCCTGCGCGACCTGTCGGGGGCTGAGAGGGTCGAGATCGGCAGTGTGGACCGCGCCGTATTGGCCGCCCCGCACGGCCTGAGCCCCGAACACGGCCCCGGCCGCCTGGGCATGCGGCTGCCGCTGGAGGTCCTGGCGCGCCCCGCCGGTACCGGGCGCGTATGGGCAACGGGCGGCGGCGACCTGCTGCTCGCGCGGCTCTCGCGGCCGCATGGCGACGACCTGCTCCTGCTCCTGACCCGACCCACGGCGGCTCCCGACGTGCTGGAGGAAGCGGTGCTGACCCTGCAACCCCTGCTTGACCGCACGGCCCTGCTCGACGACCTGCAGCTACGCCAGACCCAGCTTCAGGAGCGCGGCGAACTCATGCAGGACCTCGTATATGCCCTGAGCCACGACCTGCGCACGCCCCTGATGGCCAACACCATGAACATGCGCTTGGCCCTTAAGGGGGCCTACGGGCCGCTGCCCGAGGACTACCTCTCGACCCTGCGTCACGGTCTGGACGCCAACGCGGCGCTGCTGGCGCTGGCCGATCAGCTGCTGCTCGTCGCCAAGTACGAAAGCGGCGAGCAGGAGGACCCGGTGGGCAGCGTGGCCCTGCGCGACGTGGTGTTGGGCGCCCTGAGCCAGCTCAGCGCGCGGGCCGAGGAGCGCGGCGTGAGCTTCGAGACCGGCCTGGACGGGGTGCGGGTGCCGGGCCTGACGCATGACCTGCGCCGCGCCGCGCAGAACCTGCTCGAAAACGCGGTGCGCTTCAGCCCGCCGGGCGGCGTGGTGCGCGTGACCCTGAGCGCCGACGACGGCGAGGCGGTGCTGCGCGTGCTCGACCAGGGGCCGGGCATTGCGCCGGGCCGCGAAGCCACGCTGTTCCAGCGTTTCCGGGCCGGCGGCGCGGGCGGCGGCACCGGCCTGGGCCTGTACCTTACGCGCCGCATCGCCGAGGCGCACCGGGGGCGCGTGACCTACACCCGCACGGCGGCCGCCCAGAGCGTGTTCAGTCTGTGGCTGCCACTGGAGACCCCGTGA
- a CDS encoding response regulator transcription factor — protein sequence MTPSLIRVLLVEDHAFTRDGLRAAINLEADLRVVAEARSGEEGLEKLVHTGVDVAVLDIGLPGMDGIALAAEIKRGWPKTRVVMLTAHNLREEVLAALASGAEAYCLKSGDPDLLLLAIRAAAAGSAYLDPQVAHHVLGSIRAPHAVSPLTPRETEVLRLIAEGQGNKEIALALGISVSTVKLHVQDLLVKLQAADRTQAAVQALRRGLL from the coding sequence GTGACCCCCTCGCTCATCCGCGTGCTGCTCGTCGAGGACCACGCCTTTACCCGCGACGGCCTGCGCGCGGCCATCAATCTGGAGGCCGACCTGCGGGTGGTCGCCGAGGCCCGCAGCGGCGAGGAGGGCCTGGAAAAGCTGGTGCACACCGGGGTGGACGTAGCTGTGCTCGACATTGGGCTGCCGGGCATGGACGGCATCGCCCTGGCCGCCGAGATCAAGCGTGGCTGGCCCAAGACGCGCGTCGTGATGCTCACGGCCCACAACCTGCGCGAGGAGGTCCTTGCCGCTCTGGCCTCGGGCGCCGAAGCCTACTGTCTCAAGAGTGGCGACCCCGACCTGCTGCTGCTCGCCATCCGGGCCGCCGCCGCCGGCAGCGCGTACCTTGACCCGCAGGTGGCGCACCACGTCCTGGGCAGCATCCGCGCGCCGCACGCCGTCTCGCCCCTGACCCCGCGCGAGACCGAGGTGCTGCGCCTCATCGCCGAGGGGCAGGGCAACAAGGAAATCGCCCTGGCCCTTGGCATCAGCGTGAGCACTGTCAAGCTGCATGTGCAGGACCTGCTCGTCAAGCTCCAGGCCGCCGACCGCACCCAGGCCGCCGTGCAGGCGCTGCGGCGCGGGCTGCTGTAG
- a CDS encoding ABC transporter substrate-binding protein has product MYRAVLLVAGLSALSSASAAKLEIFSWWAGDEAPALRALLRLYQQKYPDVSVNNATVSGGAGTNAKAVLKTRMLGGTPPDSFQAHAGQELIGTWVVANRMEDLSSLFKSEGWTKAFPADVVKLISSKGGIWSVPVNVHRSNVMWYNPAKLKAWDVTPPKTWAEFLTTCNTLKAKGVAAPLVVGENWTQQHLWENVMVGSLGADGWQNLWSGKTKFTDPKVVAAFTTFGKVMDCANKDAASLSWQQASDRIADGTSAFNIMGDWAAGYLTNSRYLLPNTGFGWTTAPGTDGTFVMLADSFGLPKGAKHRTEAVNWLKVLGSRQGQDTFNPLKGSIAARLDSDIRRYNTYSRSAAADWKKDRIVGSMAHGAVAPESFTSAFGAVIDQFVASKNAQSAAAAAQQLADKAGLGR; this is encoded by the coding sequence ATGTACAGAGCCGTCCTACTGGTGGCTGGCCTGAGCGCGCTGTCGAGCGCCTCGGCCGCCAAACTCGAAATCTTTTCCTGGTGGGCCGGCGACGAGGCCCCGGCCCTGCGCGCCCTGCTGCGGCTATATCAGCAGAAATACCCGGACGTGAGCGTCAACAACGCGACCGTATCGGGGGGGGCGGGCACGAACGCCAAGGCTGTGCTCAAGACCCGCATGCTGGGCGGCACGCCCCCCGACTCGTTCCAGGCGCACGCCGGCCAGGAACTCATCGGTACGTGGGTCGTCGCCAACCGCATGGAAGACCTCAGCAGCCTGTTCAAGTCCGAGGGCTGGACCAAAGCGTTCCCCGCCGATGTGGTCAAGCTCATCTCCAGTAAAGGCGGCATCTGGAGCGTGCCGGTGAACGTGCACCGCTCCAACGTCATGTGGTACAACCCCGCCAAGCTCAAGGCGTGGGACGTGACCCCGCCCAAGACCTGGGCCGAGTTCCTGACGACCTGTAACACCCTCAAGGCGAAGGGCGTCGCCGCGCCGCTCGTCGTGGGCGAAAACTGGACCCAGCAGCACCTCTGGGAGAACGTGATGGTGGGTAGCCTGGGCGCGGACGGCTGGCAGAACCTGTGGAGCGGCAAGACCAAGTTCACGGATCCCAAGGTGGTCGCGGCCTTCACGACCTTCGGCAAGGTCATGGACTGCGCCAACAAGGACGCCGCCAGCCTGAGCTGGCAGCAGGCCAGCGACCGCATCGCGGACGGCACGAGCGCCTTCAACATCATGGGCGACTGGGCCGCCGGGTACCTCACCAACAGCCGCTACCTTCTGCCGAACACTGGCTTCGGCTGGACCACCGCGCCCGGTACCGACGGCACCTTCGTGATGCTCGCCGATTCGTTCGGGCTCCCCAAGGGTGCCAAGCACCGCACCGAGGCGGTCAACTGGCTCAAGGTGCTGGGCAGTAGGCAGGGCCAGGACACCTTCAACCCACTTAAGGGCAGCATCGCCGCCCGCCTGGACAGCGACATCCGGCGCTACAACACGTATTCCCGCAGCGCCGCCGCCGACTGGAAAAAGGACCGGATCGTGGGCAGCATGGCGCACGGGGCCGTGGCTCCCGAGAGCTTCACGAGCGCCTTCGGGGCCGTGATCGACCAGTTCGTGGCGAGCAAGAACGCCCAGAGCGCGGCTGCCGCCGCCCAGCAGCTTGCCGACAAGGCCGGTCTGGGCAGGTAA
- a CDS encoding IclR family transcriptional regulator: MTRTRSTVEGAVGVLEAFDADHAEWTLSALAAHLGLATSTLHEHLQTLCGCGLLLQVGRGRYQLGWRLLKLSSALYGSVPWYAPAHDAMTALARGTHLLAFLAVLQAGPSPRVLCVARSVQGREGGAVAGETQFVLPPHASASGKLLFALHGLTPDTAPADWPQEAQAIRRSGHALARDEWEVGTSGMAVPLRGEGGAVLAALGLSFPTGRLRGREALLRRLTGVAAEVSWGLGHRGS; this comes from the coding sequence GTGACCCGTACCCGCTCGACCGTCGAGGGTGCGGTCGGCGTGCTCGAAGCTTTCGACGCCGACCATGCCGAATGGACCCTGAGCGCCCTGGCCGCACACCTGGGGCTGGCCACCTCGACGCTGCACGAGCACCTGCAGACGCTGTGTGGCTGCGGCCTGCTCCTTCAGGTCGGGCGCGGGCGCTACCAGCTGGGGTGGCGGCTGCTCAAGCTGTCGAGCGCCCTGTACGGCAGCGTGCCCTGGTACGCCCCCGCCCACGACGCCATGACGGCCCTGGCGCGCGGCACGCACCTGCTGGCCTTTCTGGCGGTGCTGCAAGCCGGGCCGTCGCCGCGGGTTCTGTGCGTGGCCCGGTCGGTGCAGGGCCGCGAGGGCGGCGCGGTGGCAGGCGAGACCCAATTCGTGCTGCCGCCGCACGCCAGCGCCAGCGGCAAGCTGCTGTTCGCCCTGCATGGCCTGACCCCAGACACGGCCCCCGCCGACTGGCCGCAGGAGGCGCAGGCCATCCGCCGCAGCGGCCACGCGCTGGCGCGCGACGAGTGGGAGGTGGGGACGAGTGGCATGGCCGTGCCGCTGCGCGGCGAGGGCGGCGCGGTGCTGGCAGCCCTGGGCCTGAGCTTTCCCACAGGGCGGCTGCGGGGACGCGAAGCCCTGCTGCGCCGGCTGACGGGTGTGGCCGCCGAAGTGTCCTGGGGATTGGGGCACCGGGGGAGCTGA
- the hutU gene encoding urocanate hydratase — translation MTTETVPVIRAPRGPEKTAKGWIQEAAKRMLMNNLDPEVAEHPETLVVYGGRGKAARNWPAFHKIVETLDRLENDETLLVQSGKPVAVLRTHEWAPRVLIANSNLVPHWATWETFDKLDQAGLMMYGQMTAGSWIYIGTQGILQGTYETFAAAARKHFGGSLKGTVTLTAGLGGMGGAQPLAVKLAGGVSITVEIDPTRIQKRLDTRYLDEVASDLDDAVRRAEGYKAQGVARSIGLLGNAAEVLTEVVTRGWTPDLVTDQTSAHDPMWGYLPVLAPDEDAAALRTEYADEYRARAYEAMATHVRAILTLQERGAVAFDYGNNLRQRALEAGVEGAFGYPGFVPAFIRDSFCEGRGPFRWVALSGDPEDIYATDRALLELFPEDERLQSWLTYAAGEIAFQGLPARICWLGYKERDRAALLFNEMVADGRLKAPIVIGRDHLDAGSVASPYRETEAMLDGSDAVSDWPLLNFGVGIASGAAWMSFHHGGGVGLGFSQHSGLVALADGTPEAALRLSRCLTNDPGMGVLRHADAGYDLALDTARERGLDLPSVER, via the coding sequence ATGACCACCGAAACTGTACCCGTCATCCGCGCCCCGCGTGGCCCCGAGAAGACCGCCAAAGGCTGGATCCAGGAAGCTGCCAAACGCATGTTGATGAACAACCTCGACCCCGAGGTGGCCGAGCACCCCGAGACGCTGGTGGTGTACGGCGGGCGCGGCAAGGCGGCGCGGAACTGGCCCGCCTTCCACAAGATCGTGGAGACGCTCGACCGCCTGGAAAACGACGAGACGCTGCTCGTGCAGTCGGGCAAGCCGGTGGCGGTCCTGCGCACGCACGAGTGGGCGCCGCGCGTGTTGATCGCCAACTCCAACCTCGTGCCGCACTGGGCCACCTGGGAGACTTTCGACAAACTCGACCAGGCGGGGCTGATGATGTACGGCCAGATGACGGCCGGAAGCTGGATATACATCGGCACGCAGGGCATCTTGCAGGGCACCTACGAGACCTTCGCGGCGGCCGCCCGCAAGCACTTCGGCGGCAGCCTGAAGGGCACGGTCACGCTGACGGCCGGACTGGGCGGCATGGGCGGCGCGCAACCGCTGGCGGTCAAGCTCGCGGGCGGCGTGAGCATTACCGTCGAGATCGACCCTACCCGGATCCAGAAGCGCTTGGACACTCGGTATCTGGACGAGGTGGCGAGTGACCTTGACGACGCCGTCCGGCGTGCCGAAGGGTACAAGGCGCAGGGCGTGGCCCGCTCCATCGGTCTCCTGGGCAACGCCGCCGAGGTACTGACCGAGGTGGTGACACGCGGCTGGACGCCCGACCTCGTGACCGACCAGACGAGCGCCCACGACCCGATGTGGGGCTACCTGCCGGTGCTGGCCCCCGACGAGGACGCCGCCGCGCTGCGCACCGAATACGCCGACGAGTACCGGGCGCGTGCCTACGAGGCGATGGCCACGCACGTCCGCGCCATCCTGACCCTGCAGGAGCGGGGCGCAGTGGCCTTCGACTACGGGAACAACCTGCGTCAGCGTGCCCTGGAGGCCGGGGTCGAAGGCGCCTTCGGCTACCCCGGCTTCGTGCCCGCCTTCATCCGCGACAGCTTCTGCGAGGGGCGCGGGCCGTTCCGCTGGGTGGCGCTGTCGGGCGACCCCGAGGACATCTACGCGACCGACCGCGCGCTGCTGGAGCTGTTCCCGGAGGACGAGCGCCTCCAGTCCTGGCTGACCTATGCCGCAGGTGAAATCGCCTTTCAGGGCCTGCCTGCCCGCATCTGCTGGCTGGGGTACAAGGAGCGCGACCGCGCCGCGCTGCTGTTCAACGAGATGGTGGCCGACGGCCGCCTTAAGGCCCCCATCGTGATCGGGCGCGACCACCTCGACGCGGGCAGCGTCGCGAGCCCCTACCGCGAGACCGAGGCCATGCTGGACGGTTCGGACGCCGTGTCGGACTGGCCGCTGCTGAACTTCGGGGTAGGGATCGCCTCGGGCGCGGCCTGGATGAGCTTTCACCACGGCGGCGGTGTGGGCCTGGGCTTCTCGCAGCACAGCGGACTGGTGGCGCTGGCCGACGGCACCCCCGAGGCCGCCCTGCGCCTGAGCCGCTGCCTGACCAACGATCCCGGCATGGGCGTGCTGCGCCACGCCGACGCGGGCTACGACCTCGCGCTGGATACGGCGCGGGAACGTGGGCTGGACTTGCCGAGTGTGGAGCGGTGA